A window of Silurus meridionalis isolate SWU-2019-XX chromosome 4, ASM1480568v1, whole genome shotgun sequence contains these coding sequences:
- the flot1b gene encoding flotillin-1b — protein MFYTCGPNEAMVVSGCCRSPPLMVAGGRVFVIPCIQQIQRISLNTLTLNVKSDKVYTRHGVPISVTGIAQVKIQGQNKEMLAAACQMFLGKSEIEITHIALETLEGHQRAIIAHLTVEEIYQDRKKFSEQVFKVASSDLVNMGIGVVSYTLKDVHDDQDYLNSLGKARTAQVQKDARIGEAQYKRDAVIREAHAMQEKISAQYKNEIEMAKSQRDYELKKAVYDMEVNTKKAESEMAYQLQVAKTKQRIEEEKMQVQVVERSQQITLQEQEITRKEKELEAKVKKPAEAEKYKLERLAEAERLQLIMEAEAEAESIRMRGEAEAFAMEAKGRAEAEQMAKKADAFKQYKEGAMVDMLLEKLPLMAEEISKPLSAAHKITMVSSGGSEVGASKLTGEVLDIMVRLPQTVEKLTGVNISQVSSTRMG, from the exons ATGTTCTACACCTGCGGTCCCAACGAGGCCATGGTGGTCTCAG GATGTTGCCGATCTCCTCCGCTTATGGTCGCAGGTGGACGAGTGTTCGTCATCCCCTGCATTCAGCAGATTCAGAG GATATCGTTAAATACGCTGACTCTTAATGTGAAGAGTGATAAGGTCTACACCAGGCATGGAGTCCCCATCTCAGTGACTGGCATTGCACAG GTCAAAATCCAGGGCCAGAATAAAGAGATGTTGGCTGCAGCCTGCCAGATGTTCCTGGGGAAATCGGAGATTGAGATTACCCATATCGCCCTGGAGACACTGGAAGGCCATCAGAGAGCCATTATTGCTCACCTGACCGTGGAG GAGATCTATCAGGATCGTAAGAAGTTTTCAGAGCAAGTGTTCAAGGTGGCTTCTTCTGATTTGGTCAACATGGGCATTGGTGTGGTCAGCTACACGCTTAAAGACGTTCATGATGACCAG GACTACCTGAACTCTCTGGGTAAAGCTCGCACAGCCCAGGTGCAAAAAGACGCCCGCATTGGAGAGGCTCAATACAAGAGAGACGCAGTGATCCGG GAAGCCCATGCCATGCAGGAGAAGATTTCTGCGCAGTACAAGAACGAGATCGAGATGGCAAAGTCTCAGAGAGACTACGAGCTGAAAAAGGCTGTTTATGATATGGAGGTGAACACTAAGAAAGCAGAGTCGGAGATGGCCTATCAGCTTCAG GTAGCCAAAACGAAGCAGAGGATCGAGGAGGAGAAGATGCAGGTGCAGGTGGTGGAGCGCAGTCAGCAGATCACTCTCCAGGAGCAGGAGATCACCCGCAAGGAGAAGGAGCTGGAGGCCAAAGTCAAGAAGCCAGCCGAGGCGGAGAAATACAAGCTGGAGAGACTCGCCGAGGCCGAAAG GTTGCAGCTGATCATGGAGGCTGAAGCTGAGGCTGAATCTATTAGA aTGAGAGGTGAGGCAGAGGCGTTCGCCATGGAGGCTAAGGGCCGCGCTGAGGCCGAGCAGATGGCCAAGAAGGCTGACGCTTTCAAGCAATACAAGGAGGGAGCCATGGTGGATATGCTGCTGGAGAAACTGCCTCTG aTGGCAGAAGAGATCAGCAAGCCGCTCTCGGCAGCTCATAAGATCACCATGGTGTCCAGTGGAGGATCAGAGGTCGGAGCATCCAAGCTGACAGGAGAGGTCCTGGACATCATGGTCCGCCTGCCTCAGACTGTGGAGAAGCTGACTGGAGTAAACATCTCTCag GTTTCCTCCACCCGCATGGGTTAA